In the genome of Hemitrygon akajei unplaced genomic scaffold, sHemAka1.3 Scf000043, whole genome shotgun sequence, one region contains:
- the LOC140720500 gene encoding natural killer cells antigen CD94-like — translation METKYRSVNQAKVQICELLTSRREQKCPQNWIENDVRCYFISTLEKSYDGARDHCSNIDARLLEINSNQEKEFVSTSIGYAYRTYWIGKCRDGNVVSYLLYKMYYGSPSCSKCGSYSRSYICNSKYRFICEKSAHLYPDIPEEIQVLCQQPVGPNTIN, via the exons atggaaacgaagtacagatctgtcaatcAAGCCAAGGTTCAAatttgtgaattgttgaccagcagaagag AGCAAAAGTGCCCTCAGAACTGGATCGAAAATGACGTTCGGTGTTATTTTATATCCACCTTGGAGAAATCTTATGATGGGGCGAGGGATCATTGTTCAAACATTGATGCAAGGCTCCTCGAAATAAATTCAAACCAGGAAAAG GAATTTGTTTCCACATCTATCGGCTATGCATACAGAacttactggattggaaaatgcagaGACGG GAATGTGGTCTCTTATCTTTTGTACAAGATGTACTATGGATCGCCCAGCTGCAGTAAGTGCGGCTCTTACAGTCGGAGTTACATTTGCAACAGTAAATACagattcatctgcgagaagtctgCACATTTATACCCGGATATTCCAGAAGAGATCCAAGTTCTCTGTCAACAGCCTGTCGGGCCGAATACAATAAACTGA